CAAATCCTGTTACAGTTTGACTTAAAGACTTTCGGTAAAAAGTCCCCAAGCCAAATCCACCTTCGCCAAACATTAAATCAATTCCCCATGCATTAGGCGGAAAAACTTCAGGTGGTTTTTCTGGGGCTAACTTGCCTATCTTTTGTGCATTGAGGATTATTGCAGGAGCTATAAAAAGTGTCATTATTAATATTTTTTTCATTTTTTTTCTTTTTCTTTATGTTGTTGACTTAAAAATATATATTATTAATAAAAAATCAAGCAACAAATTTTTAACTGACTTACTAACTTTTTGGGGAACATATATGCCAATCAATCTTGAATTAAAAATTCCTCTTTTATCTTTTAATGAAGTTGAAAAACTACTTAGTAAGTATAGAATAAAAAAGGAAAAGATTATCAAACAAAAAGATATTTACTATAAGAATAAGAAAGCACTTCTAAAAATGCGAATTGAAGACGGCAAGTACTATCTTATTAAATATAATAGAGATGAAAAGAAAACTAGATGGAGCAATTATCAAATTATTGAACTTACTGGTGAGAGAATTGAAAAATATTTTTCAGAAGTCTTAGAACCTATTGTAACAGTAGAAAAAGTTAGGAGACTTTATTTATATAATAATACTAGAATTCATCTCGATGATGTAAAAAAACTCGGCAAATTTCTTGAGCTTGAAACAGTAGTATCAAGAAATAAGAACTTTGCTCTTAATGAGTTTAATAAAATTGTAAGCATGCTTAACTTAAATGTTTCATCACAAATACGAGCTTCATATAAGGACTTACTGTTGAATAAAAATTTGCGCAGGTAATTATGTTTTTAATTAAACGGAAATCAGCATCTACGAAGTTGACGGAAAATGAAGTCAATTTTGCCGAAGTAATAAATGGAAAAATAAACAGCGGAAAAATTGAAGAGCTGCTTCTTATTTATCCTACTAATAGAAAAGTAAGATTTGTTAAAAAGGAAATAATTTCATCTTCGCCAAACAAATCAACAAAGAAAATAAATATAGAAACACTTACAACATTTACTAGCAAGTTATTAGGTGTTTCTCATCAATTTGTTTTATTAAGCGAGGCAGCTTCTGCAGTGTTTTTAAAGCAAGCAGTTAATAAAGTTACTTTACGCTATTTTTCTAATTACAAAGATGAAATACCAAATGGCACATTAAACAGAATAAAAGATGTAATTTCTGAATAC
The sequence above is drawn from the Melioribacteraceae bacterium 4301-Me genome and encodes:
- a CDS encoding CYTH domain-containing protein encodes the protein MPINLELKIPLLSFNEVEKLLSKYRIKKEKIIKQKDIYYKNKKALLKMRIEDGKYYLIKYNRDEKKTRWSNYQIIELTGERIEKYFSEVLEPIVTVEKVRRLYLYNNTRIHLDDVKKLGKFLELETVVSRNKNFALNEFNKIVSMLNLNVSSQIRASYKDLLLNKNLRR